The Vigna unguiculata cultivar IT97K-499-35 chromosome 6, ASM411807v1, whole genome shotgun sequence genome contains a region encoding:
- the LOC114187467 gene encoding uncharacterized protein LOC114187467 has translation MESRRRSVKEKAQEEEEEEQAVVLKTTKVVEYLVPKMSIELLCKFPDNSAYDFDYSQSTIWSPLLPTPCSPMNLDLITPKKLSYEMGLGARCSVKKMGSKLRKKFNLNVHFINKHGKSKNKKLSSDFSPTPFKGACNPIMNKRWARALKAASKQFKKWKTTRDPIAHVMLPK, from the exons ATGGAATCTCGAAGAAGATCGGTGAAAGAGAAAGCtcaagaagaagaggaagaggaacaAGCAGTGGTGTTGAAAACTACAAAAGTGGTGGAGTATTTGGTGCCAAAGATGTCAATTGAGCTTCTGTGCAAGTTTCCGGATAACTCTGCCTATGACTTTGATTACTCTCAGAGCACAATATGGTCCCCTTTGCTTCCCACACCCTGCAGTCCAATGAATTTGGATCTCATAACTCCAAAGAAGCTTTCTTATGAGATGGGTTTGGGAGCAAGGTGCAGTGTCAAGAAGATGGGTTCAAAGCTTAGGAAAAAGTTCAATCTCAACGTTCATTTCATCAACAAACATGGCAAGAGCAAGAACAAGAAGCTGTCTTCTGATTTCTCACCAACACCCTTCAAAGGTGCTTGCAACCCCATCATGAACAAG CGATGGGCAAGAGCACTGAAAGCTGCTTCTAAACAGTTCAAGAAATGGAAGACAACGAGAGACCCCATAGCCCATGTCATGCTACCCAAAtga